The Pochonia chlamydosporia 170 chromosome 1, whole genome shotgun sequence genome window below encodes:
- a CDS encoding kinesin light (similar to Colletotrichum gloeosporioides Nara gc5 XP_007284719.1) has translation MTVPRPSCREDFKIAIICALPLEYNAVALLFDERWDEHGDTFGKAHRDPNTYTTGRMGKHNVVLALLSGMGKAKVAAAAASMRSSYGDLELVLLVGICGGLPHHGQGEILLGDVVISKRVVQYDFGRKYPDKFLRKDTIEDNLSKHDKNIRNFLALFDTDNGKETLQERTAHFLSQLQAKAEKHQAKYQYPGTAEDKLFASSYRHKHRTSPACICSDCHGRMDPICDDALSALCDDLGCDERYLEPRDRLQARRQLEQEKKDRAQEPAVHIGAIASGDTVMRSGEDRDRIAKKEGVIAFEMECAGVWEEMPCIVVKGVCDYADCHKNKKWRDFAAATAASASKAILERYIQTDRRRGRVVDEPLVGHFLVPFGRNQTFVGRETILSKLLERICPGTNQDDCQRTAVEGLGGVGKTQIALEAVYRVRNVHPDCSIFWVPAVDANTFENAYRDIGKRMKIQGIDEDKADVKWLVKTALSDDGSGYWLLVVDNADDITLLFGVTRLSDYLPFSRKGSILFTTRNHMAVVKLDIPKSGVLTIAEMSRTEATELLQTNLTPNQTSDIESNMELLDFLADLPLAIKQASAYMAETGITTARYLHHYRSSDKNMIRLLSRDFKDQGRYQTMRNPVATTWLISFDHVSRDKPLAARYLRFLCLLGEKDIPTSLLPPPESELDMDEAIGTLRAYAFITQREGQDSIDMHRLVRLAMQNWLGNEELKSCVTSAIQRLNQAFPFPEHENRDMWMRYLPHAQAALEFREHPKGGKVDASLLYSVAESYFLLGRYQKAEQMHRQSLQLYQKVLGKDHPSTLSSMNNLANVLRYLGKYEEAEQMHRQTLELKEKVLGKDHPRTLDSMNNLALVLSDLGKYEEAEQMHRQEWKLTEKARGKDHPDTLSSMNNLGIVLEMLGKYEEAEQMHRQTLELRQKVLGKDHPDTLGSMNSLANVLESLGKYEEAEQMHRQTLELKEKVLGKDHPSTRRSRRNFENVLESLLKYEEAEQMHRPAFLLEEYVLCKDHPFTLSSMNHLANVLESLGKYEEAEKMHRQTLELRQKVLVEEAFLPNFQHERPRKYTRASADVVQREPTRNVYSSNCSQAWEFGDSRTQISWHLQTLQLHEKVLGKDHPDTLLSLSNLRLLLRHLGKYEEAEQLHQQTLELQEMYEEAEQMHRQTLELRQKALGKDHPDTLGSMDNLADVLDNLGKYEEAEQMHRQTLELEEKVLGKDHPSTRRSRRNFENCLRTKTSP, from the exons ATGACGGTTCCGCGACCTTCCTGCCGCGAAGACTTCAAGATCGCGATCATTTGCGCTTTGCCACTCGAATATAATGCGGTGGCCCTCCTGTTTGACGAGCGCTGGGATGAGCATGGTGACACATTTGGAAAAGCGCATAGAGATCCCAATACCTACACCACTGGCCGCATGGGCAAGCATAACGTCGTGCTGGCCCTCTTGTCTGGTATGGGCAAAGCCAAAGTAGCTGCCGCTGCGGCAAGCATGCGGTCGAGCTATGGGGACTTGGAGCTAGTGCTTCTAGTGGGAATCTGTGGCGGCCTGCCGCATCATGGTCAGGGTGAGATCTTGCTAGGAGATGTGGTTATCAGCAAGAGAGTTGTTCAGTATGACTTTGGCAGGAAATATCCCGATAAGTTTTTGCGCAAGGATACGATCGAAGATAATCTAAGCAAACACGACAAAAATATTCGAAATTTTCTCGCTCTATTCGACACAGATAACGGCAAAGAAACACTCCAAGAACGGACTGCACACTTTCTCAGTCAGTTGCAAGCCAAAGCTGAGAAGCACCAGGCTAAATACCAATATCCCGGGACGGCCGAGGATAAGTTGTTCGCGTCAAGCTATCGACACAAGCACCGCACCTCACCGGCGTGCATCTGCAGCGACTGCCATGGAAGGATGGATCCCATATGCGACGACGCTCTTAGTGCGTTGTGCGATGATTTGGGATGCGACGAAAGATACCTAGAGCCCAGAGATCGACTTCAGGCGAGGCGTCAGTTggagcaagaaaagaaggacagGGCGCAAGAGCCAGCCGTCCACATTGGCGCAATTGCATCTGGCGATACAGTAATGAGGTCGGGAGAAGACCGGGACAGGATCGCCAAGAAAGAAGGCGTTATTGCGTTTGAGATGGAATGCGCCGGGGTATGGGAAGAAATGCCGTGCATTGTCGTGAAAGGCGTGTGCGATTATGCCGACTGTCATAAGAACAAGAAGTGGCGGGATttcgcagcagcaacagcagcatcggcatcgaAGGCAATTCTAGAACGATACATCCAAACAGACAGACGCCGGGGCCGGGTGGTGGACGAACCGCTGGTAGGCCATTTTTTAGTTCCGTTTGGAAGGAATCAGACCTTCGTTGGCAGGGAAACGATTTTATCAAAGCTTCTGGAAAGAATCTGCCCAGGCACGAACCAGGACGACTGTCAGAGAACCGCCGTCGAAGGCCTCGGTGGCGTCGGTAAGACGCAGATCGCACTGGAGGCTGTCTACCGAGTCCGCAATGTGCACCCTGACTGCTCCATTTTCTGGGTCCCGGCCGTGGACGCAAACACCTTTGAAAACGCTTACCGCGATATCGGCAAACGGATGAAGATTCAGGGTATCGACGAAGACAAGGCTGACGTTAAGTGGCTTGTTAAAACCGCGCTAAGTGACGATGGCAGTGGCTACTGGCTCTTGGTAGTCGATAATGCCGATGATATTACGTTGCTCTTTGGCGTCACTAGACTGTCAGACTATCTGCCATTTAGTCGAAAGGGCTCGATTCTGTTTACAACGCGGAATCATATGGCCGTAGTGAAGCTAGACATCCCGAAAAGTGGTGTCCTCACCATAGCGGAGATGAGCAGAACCGAGGCCACGGAACTATTGCAGACGAACTTGAcgccaaaccagacgagTGATATTGAAAGCAAcatggagctgcttgacttCCTGGCCGACTTGCCACTGGCCATTAAGCAGGCGTCTGCCTACATGGCCGAGACGGGAATCACAACGGCAAGATATCTCCATCATTATCGGTCCAGCGATAAAAATATGATCAGGCTACTTAGTAGGGATTTCAAGGACCAGGGCCGCTACCAGACTATGAGAAATCCGGTCGCCACAACCTGGCTAATCTCCTTCGACCATGTCTCACGGGATAAACCACTTGCAGCCCGATATCTGAGATTTCTGTGCCTCCTTGGCGAGAAAGACATCCCTACATCCttgctgccaccaccagAAAGTGAGTTAGACATGGACGAGGCGATTGGCACGCTCAGAGCATATGCATTCATTACTCAGCGGGAGGGGCAAGATTCGATCGATATGCACCGGCTTGTTCGACTAGCGATGCAAAACTGGCTAGGGAACGAGGAACTGAAGAGCTGTGTAACGTCTGCGATACAGCGGCTTAATCAAGCGTTTCCGTTTCCAGAGCACGAGAACAGGGATATGTGGATGAGATATTTACCGCACGCACAAGCCGCCCTGGAGTTTCGGGAGCACCCCAAAGGTGGGAAAGTGGACGCTAGTCTTTTGTATAGTGTGGCAGAAAGTTATTTCTTACTAGGACGATATCAGAAGGCAGAGCAGATGCATCGACAGTCGCTACAGCTTTACCagaaggtgctaggcaaagaccatccgtCCACACTTtccagcatgaacaacctcgcaAATGTGCTTAGATATCTGGGGAAgtacgaggaggccgagcagatgcatcggcagacactcgagcttAAAGAGAAGGTGCtgggcaaagaccatccgcgcacacttgacagcatgaacaacctcgcaCTTGTGCTCTCAGATCTGgggaagtatgaggaggccgagcagatgcatcggcagGAATGGAAGTTAACAGAGAAGGCGCGgggcaaagaccatccggacacactttccagcatgaacaacctcgGAATTGTGCTTGAAATGCTGgggaagtatgaggaggccgagcagatgcatcggcagacactcgagcttcgTCagaaggtgctaggcaaagaccatccggacaCACTTGGCAGCATGAACAGCCTCGCAAATGTGCTTGAAAGTCTCgggaagtatgaggaggccgagcagatgcatcggcagacactcgagcttAAGGAGAAGGTGCttggcaaagaccatccgtCTACGCGAAGAAGTCGGAGGAATTTTGAAAACGTGCTTGAAAGTCTCCTTaagtatgaggaggccgagcaaaTGCATCGGCCGGCTTTTTTGCTTGAGGAGTACGTACTttgcaaagaccatccgtTCACACTTTCCAGCATGAACCACCTCGCAAATGTGCTTGAAAGTCTCgggaagtatgaggaggccgagaaaatgcatcggcagacactcgagcttcgTCAGAAGGTGCTAGTCGAAGAGGCATTCCTTCCAAATTTCCAGCATGAGCGACCTCGCAAAT acactcgagcttcgGCAGATGTAGTGCAGAGAGAGCCTACTCGCAATGTTTACAGCAGCAACTGTTCACAAGCTTGGGAATTTGGAGATAGCAGGACACAGATCAGTTGGCATCTGCAGACACTCCAGCTGCATGagaaggtgctaggcaaagaccatccggacaCACTTCTCAGCCTAAGCAACCTAAGACTTTTGCTTAGACATCTGGGGAAGTACGAGGAGGCTGAGCAGCTGCATCAgcagacactcgagcttcAGGAGATg tatgaggaggccgagcagatgcatcggcagacactcgagcttcgTCAGAAGGCgctaggcaaagaccatccggacaCACTTGGTAGCATGGACAACCTCGCAGATGTGCTTGATAATCTGgggaagtatgaggaggccgagcagatgcatcggcagacacttgagcttgaggagaaggtgctgggcaaagaccatccgtCTACGCGAAGAAGTCGGAGGAATTTTGAAAACTGCTTGAGGACGAAGACATCTCCTTAA
- a CDS encoding ycfA-like protein domain-containing protein — protein sequence MNPFTLVEDDGFSDPVYAATVESVKQSTGQPPCECVDCQNGFYTVKEQEKPGLSYRRRLSDKDAERRVLSAMEKIRDGRRALTEQLNVFADVLMSRWTKRSQAKREALLKEAAPDLEERQWLVPRYTYLRERLYVHERSQRRRRQLLLPWLNVEVLKTNPAVLFALLHYRTAYSPQQWAAFDSGQLTLSWAAGFLDVDFSAKCVVMHGQRYGALVDWEEKAAHRADIIGFPRASLVLEAQAYLMEVLSNIVTKILDGVDSSQPPRIDKWRDLVGNAAFKETGVVEFWSPYTNQAFSAPPEFDSKYLLSLAKTRLDATGDHLWCLQSDAAYMRRHLKIMFATEIFKKASDSQKGQMLVRRIRDEVRSHHWWRWIEIECRHVDALRDRFRDSVYPGAPLPTDYDRALGALELLLVNQVIYRAKCLEQLLPYVPGLQEHWSLEPPVGRPKVIGFLRRKKPANTQESLTNDPLDWCLVQLLAKPDDQRTFDHSMLFAMLQEHMSKNPSEKARLDEVIYQVLSDLATCHEMLMAVRFHRPQNVPRTVEEVKRTEDRPAWRRRPRFRGDVEGLGVVPQGVGMSLVQNFYLANAPVGPKNSAWLAQSRQLRATLEKFWESIRKSIQEDFQGSDFNPPEIDSHLEVVSANLSEQYLQDKQREDNAILAVIREQDAPQPVANLFDKAESRPAATMIAPPRPQKTKTRGDARHSVENFAAAHDSSTNVPTETTAVAEANTIKVAKQWLDIFLLMFPEKEDAAKDVLWNSFVHAMVDAGFTARNNGGSFVSFKKLDGPGRIVFHKPHPVPKIDPIMLRAMGQRMTKRFGWRRELFVLRDDTTQA from the coding sequence ATGAATCCTTTCACCCTCGTGGAGGATGATGGGTTCTCGGATCCTGTGTATGCTGCCACCGTCGAGAGCGTTAAACAATCCACGGGCCAGCCGCCATGCGAGTGTGTCGATTGCCAAAACGGGTTCTACACCGTgaaggaacaagaaaaacCCGGTCTGTCGTATCGCCGCAGGCTTTCCGATAAAGATGCGGAGCGCAGAGTGCTCTCTGCCATGGAGAAGATTCGGGATGGCAGAAGAGCATTAACCGAACAGCTTAATGTCTTCGCTGATGTATTAATGAGCCGATGGACAAAGCGAAGCCAAGCAAAGCGAGAAGCGTTACTGAAGGAGGCGGCTCCAGACCTCGAAGAGAGGCAATGGCTTGTTCCGCGGTACACCTACCTACGCGAGAGGCTTTACGTGCATGAGAGGTCGCAAAGGCGGAGACGTCAGCTCCTTTTGCCTTGGCTTAACGTGGAGGTCTTGAAGACGAATCCTGCAGTTCtctttgctttgctgcaCTACAGGACAGCTTATTCACCCCAGCAATGGGCAGCATTCGATAGTGGACAACTCACTCTCAGTTGGGCGGCTGGGTTCTTGGACGTGGACTTCTCAGCAAAATGTGTCGTCATGCATGGACAAAGATACGGAGCGCTGGTAGACTGGGAGGAAAAGGCAGCTCATCGAGCTGACATCATTGGCTTCCCCCGGGCATCCTTGGTTCTCGAAGCGCAGGCATACCTCATGGAAGTTCTTAGCAACATCGTGACGAAGATCCTCGACGGGGTCGACAGTTCACAACCACCTCGGATCGATAAGTGGCGGGATCTTGTCGGCAACGCTGCATTCAAAGAGACAGGAGTGGTGGAGTTCTGGTCCCCATACACAAATCAAGCCTTCTCCGCACCGCCGGAATTTGACAGTAAATACTTGCTCTCGCTCGCCAAGACTCGACTAGACGCTACGGGAGATCATCTCTGGTGCCTGCAGTCTGATGCCGCGTACATGCGGCGGCATCTGAAGATCATGTTTGCAACCGAAATCTTCAAGAAAGCTTCGGATTCCCAAAAAGGCCAGATGCTTGTGCGACGCATCCGCGACGAGGTGCGAAGTCATCATTGGTGGCGCTGGATCGAAATCGAGTGCAGACATGTCGACGCGTTGCGAGACAGATTTCGCGACAGCGTATATCCAGGCGCCCCTTTGCCTACCGACTACGACCGAGCTCTCGGTGCCCTGGAGCTCCTCCTTGTCAATCAGGTTATTTACAGAGCTAAGTGCCTAGAGCAACTCTTGCCATACGTTCCAGGACTTCAAGAGCACTGGAGCCTTGAGCCTCCTGTAGGACGACCCAAAGTAATCGGTTTTCTCCGCCGGAAGAAGCCTGCCAACACACAGGAGTCTCTCACCAACGACCCCCTTGattggtgtctggttcagtTGCTCGCAAAGCCTGACGACCAGAGGACATTTGATCATTCTATGCTTTTCGCAATGCTGCAGGAGCACATGTCCAAAAACCCGTCGGAGAAAGCCAGACTGGATGAGGTTATCTACCAGGTGCTCTCAGACCTGGCAACCTGCCATGAAATGCTCATGGCTGTCCGCTTCCATAGACCCCAAAATGTTCCAAGAACGGTCGAGGAGGTCAAAAGGACAGAAGACAGACCCGCATGGAGACGACGACCTCGATTCAGAGGTGACGTGGAAGGTCTCGGCGTCGTGCCCCAAGGCGTCGGGATGTCACTTGTACAGAACTTCTACCTTGCGAATGCACCCGTAGGTCCAAAAAATTCTGCCTGGCTTGCGCAGTCTCGGCAGCTCCGCGCTACTCTGGAGAAGTTTTGGGAATCAATAAGAAAATCGATACAGGAAGACTTTCAAGGCTCGGATTTCAACCCGCCAGAGATCGACAGCCACCTTGAGGTGGTTTCCGCCAACCTAAGTGAACAATATCTGCAAGACAAACAGCGAGAGGACAATGCAATTCTCGCAGTTATCCGTGAACAGGACGCGCCACAACCTGTGGCTAATCtgtttgacaaggctgaaAGCCGTCCCGCGGCCACAATGATTGCGCCGCCGCGCccacaaaagacaaaaacGAGGGGGGACGCAAGACACTCTGTCGAGAATTTTGCGGCGGCGCACGACAGCTCTACAAACGTGCCAACGGAAACTACCGCAGTGGCCGAAGCTAACACCATCAAAGTTGCGAAGCAGTGGTTGGATATCTTTCTCCTGATGTTCCCTGAGAAAGAGGACGCTGCGAAAGATGTCTTGTGGAACAGCTTTGTCCACGCTATGGTAGATGCGGGATTCACCGCAAGGAACAACGGCGGGTCATTTGTATCGTTTAAAAAACTTGATGGGCCGGGCAGGATTGTCTTTCATAAACCTCATCCTGTTCCCAAAATTGACCCTATTATGTTACGAGCCATGGGTCAAAGAATGACGAAGCGATTTGGATGGAGGCGAGAGCTATTTGTTTTACGCGACGATACCACCCAAGCTTAG
- a CDS encoding ATP-dependent DNA helicase PIF1 (similar to Metarhizium acridum CQMa 102 XP_007809565.1) — MTFLRLSQIVNRCQRHRCNTTYCLRVRKGSGDLARDMEGAAADIEAANVANPERECRFDFPRALRELAAVIRKEGKSYYIFEAARNDNLMNHFNPAIILGWLANIDISPCTSLQAVITYAAKYCSKSEKTEPYCKLADQILPHTAHLQPLLSFSSRLMNKLIAERDYSAQEISHLLLNIPLQEGTRMVVYVDCRPLEQHVRSYRVDDDVSEAVGSYRKYLQRNDQHESVTYLEYLQSYNLKTWRRLGANAKKRVLSYFPRYRPVEASTQFHDFCRVKLMMTHPHRSPEELLAVGGQWFEAFVAAYQYCRQRHHFHEDDHYGEVGTSELQAEDDEFEQEVHDEPIAEEDWHELARMLPDRPLEEEDIDVLGRRDIDVNYDWTPHVGRYDNEDILRGNYWKRRKAQSSFPLDVEHQPLEARDSLNPEQRLVYDTVMDHFLTQDRSQLLLHVDGGGGTGKSYLINLLSAHLQAATGGGGTPVWRAAPTGVAGNQISGTTLHSLLHLPINKDFRPLSAIDKAQLQKKLKDIQYLIIDEKSMLGLCQLSWIDDRLREAFPHRNEEFFGGLNILLVVDFFQLPPVLQKPLYYDKEVQGVEIKGRNAYMRFDKTVFLSVVQRQCGDDQAAFRKALGELRLLQLSHESWKLLSGRVQAKLDDQDVARFADALRVYATKDRVNEYNHYHLDRLSRPVIQVIAANVGPGAATAPARLLPRTTRPATLRNRSLYALVHV; from the coding sequence ATGACATTCCTGCGGCTCTCGCAAATTGTCAACCgctgccagcgccacagATGCAACACAACGTATTGCTTGCGTGTCAGAAAGGGAAGCGGTGACCTGGcgagggacatggaaggagcTGCTGCCGATATTGAGGCGGCCAACGTGGCGAATCCCGAAAGGGAGTGTCGATTTGACTTTCCCCGTGCCTTGCGGGAGCTGGCCGCGGTCATCAGGAAGGAAGGCAAGTCGTACTACATCTTCGAGGCGGCTCGCAACGACAACCTCATGAACCACTTCAATCCTGCCATCATTCTGGGATGgctggccaacattgacataTCTCCATGCACCAGCTTACAAGCAGTCATTACATACGCTGCCAAGTATTGCAGCAAATCGGAGAAGACTGAGCCGTACTGTAAGCTTGCAGACCAGATTTTGCCGCACACCGCACACCTGCAACCCCtgctgtccttctcctctcGTCTTATGAATAAGCTGATTGCCGAGAGGGATTATTCAGCGCAGGAGATTTCCCACCTGCTGCTCAACATCCCTCTGCAGGAAGGGACTCGGATGGTTGTGTACGTCGACTGCCGCCCGTTGGAGCAGCACGTGCGGTCGTACCGcgtcgatgatgatgtgagTGAGGCTGTCGGCAGCTACCGGAAATATCTGCAGAGAAATGACCAGCATGAGAGTGTTACTTATCTCGAGTATTTGCAGTCGTACAATCTCAAGACGTGGAGGAGACTCGGTGCGAATGCGAAGAAGAGGGTTCTGTCCTACTTTCCTCGGTACAGGCCTGTGGAAGCCTCAACCCAGTTTCATGACTTCTGCCGCGTCAAGCTGATGATGACCCATCCGCATCGCTCTCCGGAGGAGTTACTTGCTGTGGGTGGGCAGTGGTTTGAGGCCTTTGTTGCAGCGTATCAGTACTGCCGGCAGCGGCACCATTTCCATGAGGACGACCATTACGGGGAGGTGGGAACAAGCGAGCTCCAGGCGGAGGACGATGAGTTTGAGCAGGAGGTGCATGACGAGCCCATCGCAGAGGAGGACTGGCATGAACTTGCCCGCATGCTGCCAGACCGGCCgctggaggaagaagacatcGACGTGCTTGGCCGCCGAGATATCGACGTGAATTATGACTGGACTCCCCACGTCGGACGTTACGACAACGAAGATATTCTCCGCGGTAACTACTGGAAGCGACGTAAGGCGCAAAGCTCCTTTCCCCTGGATGTGGAGCATCAGCCCTTAGAAGCTCGCGATTCCCTGAATCCGGAGCAGCGCCTCGTGTATGACACGGTGATGGACCACTTTCTGACCCAAGACCGTTCCCAGCTGTTACTCCatgtggatggtggtggtggcacggGTAAGTCATATCTGATCAACCTGCTCTCGGCACACCTTCAGGCCGCGACAGGCGGGGGAGGGACACCTGTCTGGCGTGCCGCACCGACGGGCGTTGCAGGAAATCAGATATCAGGCACCACTTTGCACTCGCTGCTTCACCTCCCGATCAACAAGGACTTCAGACCGCTCTCCGCCATCGACAAggcccagctccagaagaagctgaaggatATTCAGTACCTGATCATTGACGAGAAAAGCATGCTGGGACTGTGCCAACTATCCTGGATCGACGACCGTCTCCGGGAGGCATTTCCGCATAGGAACGAGGAGTTCTTTGGCGGACTCAATATCCTTTTGGTGGTCGACTTCTTTCAGCTTCCTCCTGTTCTACAGAAGCCGCTTTATTACGACAAAGAAGTGCAGGGAGTGGAGATCAAGGGCAGGAACGCGTATATGCGCTTCGATAAGACTGTCTTTCTGAGCGTTGTTCAGCGACAGTGCGGCGATGATCAGGCGGCCTTTCGCAAGGCTCTCGGGGAGCTTCGGCTGCTCCAGCTATCCCACGAGTCCTGGAAACTTCTCTCTGGCCGCGTGCAGGCAAAGCTAGACGATCAAGATGTCGCCAGGTTTGCCGACGCCTTACGGGTATACGCCACGAAAGACCGGGTGAACGAATATAATCACTACCACCTTGACCGCCTCAGCCGACCAGTCATCCAGGTCATCGCTGCAAACGTTGGCCCCGGCGCGGCTACTGCCCCGGCGCGGCTACTGCCCCGGACGACAAGGCCGGCAACCTTGCGAAACAGGTCCCTGTATGCATTGGTGCACGTCTGA